CGCCCTGTGGAAGGCCGCCAAGCCCGGCGAACCCGCCTGGGACTCGCCCTGGGGGCCGGGGCGGCCCGGCTGGCACATCGAATGCTCGGCCATGAGCATGGCCCTGCTCGGCGAATCCTTCGACATCCACGGCGGCGGCAAGGACCTGGTCTTTCCCCACCACGAGAACGAGATCGCCCAGAGCGAGGCGGCCACCGGGCGGCCCTTCGTCAAATACTGGCTGCACAACGGCTTCGTCAACGTCAATCAGGAGAAGATGAGCAAGTCTCTCGGCAACTTCTTCACCATCCGCGACATCCTCAAGAAATTTGATCCCGAGGTGGTGCGCTTCTTCATCCTCACCGCCCATTACCGCTCGCCCATCGACTTCTCCGATCAGAACCTGCGCGAGGCCCGCGCCGGCCTGAGCCGCTTCTACGAAGCCCTGCAGGGCGCCGCCGAGGTGCTTGACGCCGCGCCGCCGAGCGCGGCCGTCTCCGGCGAGGGCGCGCAACTCGAAGAGCGCTTCCGCGAGGCCATGGACGACGATTTCAATACCGCCCTGGCCCTGGGGCATCTCTTCGACGCGGTGCGCAACCTCAATCGCCTGCTCGCCGAAAAGAAGCTGCGCAAGAACCCCGAGCAGCTCGCCGCCGTGCGTGACCTGCGCGAAACCATCCTGCGCCTGGGCGGCGTGCTCGGCCTCTTCGTCTCCGACCCCGCCGCCTGGCTACGGCAGAGCAATCTCGCCGCCCTTCAGGATCTGGGCCTGAGCGCCGATGAAGTCGAGGCGCGCCTCGCCGAGCGCCTCGCCGCCCGCGCCGCCAAGGATTTCGCCCGCGCCGACCAGATCCGCGACGAACTCGCCGCCCAAGGCGTGCAACTCCTCGACGGCCCCCAGGGCACCACCTGGAAAGTGGGGTAGGGGGAGGCCTTCGCCATGAATCGTTACGAAGATTGGCTCAAGCAGGCGGACAACGATCTGGCGTGGGCGCGCCACAGTTTTGCCGGCGGCTTTTACGCCCAAACCTGCTTCATCGCCCAGCAGGCGGCGGAAAAAGCCCTTAAGGCCTGGTGCTTCTTCAAGGGCTTCGATATCGTGCGCACGCACTCCATTTTTCAGATCGTGCGCGCCCTGGGGGAAGAC
This sequence is a window from Geoalkalibacter sp.. Protein-coding genes within it:
- the cysS gene encoding cysteine--tRNA ligase — its product is MSIRLFNTLTGRKEEFQPLVPGKVGMYVCGVTTYDYCHMGHARANIVFDIVYRYLRYRGFEVTYVRNYTDVDDKIIQRANERGIPSQELAEQFIRAFDEDMAALGLDLPTHQPKATEHIAQIIALVERLIARGMAYAAGGDVYFSVEKFPTYLKLSKRNLDEMQAGARIAPGEHKRHPMDFALWKAAKPGEPAWDSPWGPGRPGWHIECSAMSMALLGESFDIHGGGKDLVFPHHENEIAQSEAATGRPFVKYWLHNGFVNVNQEKMSKSLGNFFTIRDILKKFDPEVVRFFILTAHYRSPIDFSDQNLREARAGLSRFYEALQGAAEVLDAAPPSAAVSGEGAQLEERFREAMDDDFNTALALGHLFDAVRNLNRLLAEKKLRKNPEQLAAVRDLRETILRLGGVLGLFVSDPAAWLRQSNLAALQDLGLSADEVEARLAERLAARAAKDFARADQIRDELAAQGVQLLDGPQGTTWKVG
- a CDS encoding HEPN domain-containing protein translates to MNRYEDWLKQADNDLAWARHSFAGGFYAQTCFIAQQAAEKALKAWCFFKGFDIVRTHSIFQIVRALGEDGVLEKCARELDIYYVSARYPDALPAGAPFEILTREQAQGAIGSAETIFALVRARLAESDRP